The proteins below are encoded in one region of Marinobacter sp. F4206:
- a CDS encoding sulfatase-like hydrolase/transferase: MADHSVGKAIGLGAVSVLLVAEFGMFSDFLYPFRLLWRQGQITELLLSVMVLLWSVAGVFLVFFSGRSLFRTITLPFFVFFFLSNIGSVLVSKAPIDFQQADLIVSYFQWWAGAVVENIGLAVLPLFIILVPLIILIERLPRLLKFTIPGKFYAVPVSVVLLVYIVLLTSDGIFDRYPSFFRVPALLMFAGQSDLYEGERLEVSYAGPLDSSVEKIVLIVDESIRADILGINGYKRETTPYLSSLDSGLVNFGLAASSSNCSDYSNLILRTGIRKEAIPDQDQTSLKTPSIWQFTRRAGYSNVYLDAQNAEAWANYQNFMNDHEATFIDELLRLRQNLTYESDGIARDTLIDLLEQSGKTFIMLNKHGIHFPYFRSYPEASTIFTPALEPGEPMNDREKSLNSYLNGLRWSVDDWFKGLLSESAEFRKYVIIYTSDHGQNIVDDGTLATHCRPRANRFEGIVPMMVFSNDPGTLARFRSAQSTGNDRTSHFQVFPTLLNLAGYNESWVSSHYGASLSEPSGALPEFFVGDAFGRGSVRRWHPIFPAENDGGQ; this comes from the coding sequence ATGGCAGATCACAGTGTGGGAAAGGCTATTGGTCTCGGGGCGGTTTCGGTTCTTCTGGTGGCAGAATTCGGAATGTTCTCCGACTTTTTGTATCCGTTTCGGCTGCTGTGGCGTCAGGGTCAGATCACGGAACTTCTCCTGTCCGTGATGGTGTTGCTCTGGAGCGTGGCAGGTGTATTCCTGGTGTTTTTCAGTGGCCGCAGTCTTTTTCGAACCATAACCCTGCCGTTTTTTGTCTTCTTCTTTCTTTCCAATATTGGCTCCGTTCTTGTCTCAAAAGCGCCAATCGATTTCCAGCAGGCCGATCTGATCGTGAGTTATTTTCAGTGGTGGGCCGGGGCAGTGGTTGAGAATATTGGCCTGGCAGTGCTGCCGCTTTTTATCATTCTTGTGCCGCTTATTATTCTCATCGAACGTCTGCCGCGCCTCCTGAAATTCACTATCCCCGGGAAGTTCTACGCCGTTCCTGTCAGCGTCGTCCTGCTTGTCTACATTGTTCTGCTAACCAGCGATGGCATTTTTGATCGGTATCCTTCGTTTTTCAGGGTGCCGGCTCTGCTCATGTTTGCCGGCCAAAGTGACCTATATGAGGGCGAGAGGTTGGAGGTTAGCTACGCGGGGCCGTTGGACTCATCGGTCGAGAAAATCGTTCTGATTGTGGATGAAAGCATCCGCGCGGACATTCTGGGCATCAACGGATACAAGAGGGAAACCACCCCCTACCTCAGCTCACTGGATTCTGGTCTGGTGAATTTTGGGTTGGCCGCGTCATCGTCAAACTGCAGTGATTATTCCAATCTCATCCTCAGGACAGGGATTAGAAAAGAGGCGATCCCGGACCAGGATCAGACAAGCTTGAAGACCCCCTCGATCTGGCAATTCACCCGCAGGGCGGGGTATTCCAATGTGTACCTGGATGCTCAGAATGCAGAGGCCTGGGCGAACTACCAGAACTTCATGAACGACCATGAGGCGACCTTCATCGACGAACTGCTAAGGCTTCGCCAGAACCTTACCTATGAGAGCGACGGTATTGCCCGGGACACGTTGATAGATCTGCTCGAGCAGTCGGGTAAGACCTTCATCATGCTCAATAAGCATGGCATTCACTTTCCGTACTTCAGGAGCTATCCCGAGGCGTCCACCATTTTCACCCCGGCTCTTGAGCCAGGCGAGCCAATGAACGACAGAGAAAAATCCCTGAACTCCTATTTGAATGGGCTACGTTGGAGCGTCGATGACTGGTTTAAGGGCCTGTTATCCGAAAGCGCCGAATTCAGGAAGTACGTCATTATCTATACCAGCGATCATGGCCAAAACATCGTCGATGACGGGACGTTGGCCACCCACTGCCGGCCGAGAGCGAATCGCTTTGAGGGCATTGTGCCGATGATGGTTTTTTCCAATGACCCGGGAACCCTTGCAAGGTTCAGGTCGGCTCAATCGACGGGTAATGACCGAACCAGCCATTTTCAGGTATTCCCGACGCTGCTTAATCTGGCCGGCTACAATGAATCCTGGGTAAGTAGCCATTACGGCGCCTCTCTGAGCGAGCCGTCCGGTGCCCTGCCGGAGTTTTTTGTGGGAGACGCCTTTGGCCGCGGATCGGTCAGACGATGGCACCCGATATTTCCGGCAGAGAATGATGGTGGTCAGTGA